In the Drosophila biarmipes strain raj3 chromosome X, RU_DBia_V1.1, whole genome shotgun sequence genome, one interval contains:
- the LOC108023671 gene encoding dentin sialophosphoprotein isoform X1, whose translation MLKVKKNKKPKQQPAPIEMEESESEEASLSESEPEKEPSDESETPEEEPSSDSEPEQEPSDESDIEPEEQDASSDDDEIIKLGNGRNGTGPEEATSGESEPENELAYESDSEPEEQDASSDDDKTDLGKFNNVKKPWKGYLSESEAETENSDESDSDNDSEILYLNFKEEQVAEASSSQSESEKASLNESEPEKEPSDESDLEPEEHGTSSADTDDKNLATSEDYKMGLAENGKKPKKAVLSESEPENEPSDESDLEPEERGASSDDADYKNLATSEDYKMGLAENGKKPKKAVFSESEPENESSDESDLEPEERGASSDDADYKNLALSKDNKMDLAKNGKKPKKAVLSESEPENEPSDESDLEPEERGASLDDADYKNLALSKDNKMGLAENGKKPKKAVWSESEPEDEPSDESDLEPEERGASSDDADYKNLALSKDNKMGLAENGKKPKKAVWSESEPENEPSDESDLEPEERGASSDDADYKNLASSKDNKMGLAENGKKPKKAVWSESEPENEPSDESDLEPEERGASSDDADYKNLASSKDNKMGLAENGKKPKKAVLSESEPENEPSDESDLEPEERGASSDDADYKNLALSKDNKMGLAENGKKPKKAVLSESEPENEPSDESDLEPEERGASSDDADYKNLALSKDIKMDLAKNRKKPKKAVFSESEPENESSDESDLEPEERGASSDDADYKNLALSKDNKMDLAKNGKKPKKAVFSESEPENEPSDESDLEPEERGASSDDADDTNIANFKNGSKSDRTKPKPKEQDAELPISSEDDDEMDLANFKNGSRSTRVKPAKKAKRGIIYISNIPKHMNVTRLREILGEYGKIGRVYLQPEKLSSAKAKKNKRKRYNIHFTEGWVEFESKGIAKFLATVLNNSKISTRKKSQFYDSLWSMKYLPRFKWVHLTERMNYEQAVHKQRLHTEVSQARKETTFFQNNLDKSDYLKKQAKKADKAETYEMPPKKKVKKAVSGSED comes from the exons ATGctaaaagtgaaaaagaacaaaaagcCAAAGCAACAACCGGCTCCCATAGAAATGGAGGAGTCCGAGTCGGAGGAGGCATCATTGAGTGAGTCGGAGCCGGAGAAGGAACCTTCGGATGAGTCAGAAACGCCGGAGGAGGAACCTTCGAGTGACTCTGAGCCGGAGCAGGAACCTTCGGATGAGTCCGACATAGAGCCGGAGGAACAGGACGCTTCTTCCGATGACGACGAAATAATTAAGCTGGGCAACGGAAGAAATGGAACGGGGCCGGAGGAGGCAACCTCGGGTGAGTCGGAGCCGGAAAATGAACTTGCGTATGAGTCCGACTCAGAGCCGGAGGAACAGGACGCTTCGTCGGATGACGACAAAACGGATCtgggaaaatttaataacgTAAAAAAGCCGTGGAAGGGCTATTTGAGTGAGTCGGAGGCGGAGACTGAAAATTCGGATGAGTCTGACTCGGATAACGACTCAGAAATACtatatttaaactttaaagaaGAGCAGGTGGCGGAGGCTTCTTCGAGTCAGTCGGAGTCTGAGAAGGCTTCTTTAAATGAGTCGGAGCCGGAGAAGGAACCTTCGGATGAGTCTGACTTAGAGCCGGAGGAACATGGCACTTCCTCGGCTGACACCGATGATAAAAATCTGGCCACGTCTGAAGACTATAAAATGGGCCTCGCCGAAAACGGGAAAAAGCCGAAGAAGGCTGTATTGAGTGAGTCGGAGCCGGAGAACGAACCTTCGGATGAGTCTGACTTAGAGCCGGAGGAACGTGGTGCTTCCTCGGATGACGCCGATTATAAAAATCTGGCCACGTCTGAAGACTATAAAATGGGCCTCGCCGAAAACGGGAAAAAGCCGAAGAAGGCTGTATTTAGTGAGTCGGAGCCGGAGAACGAATCTTCGGATGAGTCTGACTTAGAACCGGAGGAGCGAGGTGCTTCCTCTGATGACGCCGATTATAAAAATCTGGCTTTGTCTAAAGACAACAAAATGGACCTGGCCAAAAACGGGAAAAAGCCGAAGAAGGCTGTATTGAGTGAGTCGGAGCCGGAGAACGAACCTTCGGATGAGTCTGACTTAGAGCCGGAGGAACGCGGTGCTTCCTTGGATGACGCCGATTATAAAAATCTGGCTTTGTCTAAAGACAATAAAATGGGCCTCGCCGAAAACGGGAAAAAGCCGAAGAAGGCTGTATGGAGTGAGTCGGAGCCGGAGGACGAACCTTCGGATGAGTCTGACTTAGAGCCGGAGGAACGTGGTGCTTCCTCTGATGACGCCGATTATAAAAATCTGGCTTTGTCTAAAGACAATAAAATGGGCCTCGCCGAAAACGGGAAAAAGCCGAAGAAGGCTGTATGGAGTGAGTCGGAGCCGGAGAACGAACCTTCGGATGAGTCTGACTTAGAGCCGGAGGAACGTGGTGCTTCCTCTGATGACGCCGATTATAAAAATCTGGCTTCGTCTAAAGACAATAAAATGGGCCTCGCCGAAAACGGGAAAAAGCCGAAGAAGGCTGTATGGAGTGAGTCGGAGCCGGAGAACGAACCTTCGGATGAGTCTGACTTAGAGCCGGAGGAACGTGGTGCTTCCTCTGATGACGCCGATTATAAAAATCTGGCTTCGTCTAAAGACAATAAAATGGGCCTCGCCGAAAACGGGAAAAAGCCGAAGAAGGCTGTATTGAGTGAGTCGGAGCCGGAGAACGAACCTTCGGATGAGTCTGACTTAGAGCCGGAGGAACGTGGTGCTTCCTCGGATGACGCCGATTATAAAAATCTGGCTTTGTCTAAAGACAATAAAATGGGCCTCGCCGAAAACGGGAAAAAGCCGAAGAAGGCTGTATTGAGTGAGTCGGAGCCGGAGAACGAACCTTCGGATGAGTCTGACTTAGAGCCGGAGGAACGTGGTGCTTCCTCGGATGACGCCGATTATAAAAATCTGGCTTTGTCTAAAGACATCAAAATGGACCTGGCCAAAAACAGGAAAAAGCCGAAGAAGGCTGTATTTAGTGAGTCGGAGCCGGAGAACGAATCTTCGGATGAGTCTGACTTAGAACCGGAGGAACGTGGTGCTTCCTCTGATGACGCCGATTATAAAAATCTGGCTTTGTCTAAAGACAACAAAATGGACCTGGCCAAAAACGGGAAAAAGCCGAAGAAGGCTGTATTTAGTGAGTCGGAGCCGGAGAACGAACCTTCGGATGAGTCTGACTTAGAGCCGGAGGAACGTGGTGCTTCCTCGGATGACGCTGATGATACAAATATTGCCAACTTTAAGAACGGATCCAAATCCGATCGCACCAAGCCGAAGCCAAAGGAACAGGACGCAGAGCTGCCTATTTCCTCGGAAGACGACGATGAAATGGACCTGGCCAACTTCAAGAACGGCTCCAGATCCACTCGCGTCAAGCCCGCCAAAAAGGCCAAGAGGGGCATTATTTACATATCTAATATTCCCAAGCACATGAATGTGACCCGCCTGCGCGAAATCCTAGGAGAGTACGGAAAAATCGGAAGAGTTTACCTGCAGCCGGAGAAGCTGTCGA GTGCCAAGGCCAAGAAGAACAAGCGCAAGCGCTACAACATCCACTTCACCGAGGGCTGGGTAGAGTTCGAGTCGAAGGGGATCGCCAAGTTCCTCGCCACCGTGCTGAACAACTCGAAGATCTCCACGCGCAAGAAGTCACAGTTCTACGACTCGCTGTGGAGCATGAAATATCTCCCGCGCTTCAAGTGGGTGCACCTCACCGAGCGCATGAACTACGAGCAGGCGGTGCACAAGCAGCGCCTGCACACCGAGGTCTCGCAGGCTCGCAAGGAGACCACCTTCTTCCAGAACAATCTCGACAAGAGCGACTACCTCAAGAAGCAGGCTAAGAAGGCTGATAAGGCTGAAACGTATGAGATGCCTCCTAAGAAGAAGGTTAAGAAGGCCGTGAGCGGGAGTGAGGACTGA
- the LOC108023671 gene encoding dentin sialophosphoprotein isoform X2: MLKVKKNKKPKQQPAPIEMEESESEEASLSESEPEKEPSDESETPEEEPSSDSEPEQEPSDESDIEPEEQDASSDDDEIIKLGNGRNGTGPEEATSGESEPENELAYESDSEPEEQDASSDDDKTDLGKFNNVKKPWKGYLSESEAETENSDESDSDNDSEILYLNFKEEQVAEASSSQSESEKASLNESEPEKEPSDESDLEPEEHGTSSADTDDKNLATSEDYKMGLAENGKKPKKAVLSESEPENEPSDESDLEPEERGASSDDADYKNLATSEDYKMGLAENGKKPKKAVFSESEPENESSDESDLEPEERGASSDDADYKNLALSKDNKMDLAKNGKKPKKAVLSESEPENEPSDESDLEPEERGASLDDADYKNLALSKDNKMGLAENGKKPKKAVWSESEPEDEPSDESDLEPEERGASSDDADYKNLASSKDNKMGLAENGKKPKKAVWSESEPENEPSDESDLEPEERGASSDDADYKNLASSKDNKMGLAENGKKPKKAVLSESEPENEPSDESDLEPEERGASSDDADYKNLALSKDNKMGLAENGKKPKKAVLSESEPENEPSDESDLEPEERGASSDDADYKNLALSKDIKMDLAKNRKKPKKAVFSESEPENESSDESDLEPEERGASSDDADYKNLALSKDNKMDLAKNGKKPKKAVFSESEPENEPSDESDLEPEERGASSDDADDTNIANFKNGSKSDRTKPKPKEQDAELPISSEDDDEMDLANFKNGSRSTRVKPAKKAKRGIIYISNIPKHMNVTRLREILGEYGKIGRVYLQPEKLSSAKAKKNKRKRYNIHFTEGWVEFESKGIAKFLATVLNNSKISTRKKSQFYDSLWSMKYLPRFKWVHLTERMNYEQAVHKQRLHTEVSQARKETTFFQNNLDKSDYLKKQAKKADKAETYEMPPKKKVKKAVSGSED; the protein is encoded by the exons ATGctaaaagtgaaaaagaacaaaaagcCAAAGCAACAACCGGCTCCCATAGAAATGGAGGAGTCCGAGTCGGAGGAGGCATCATTGAGTGAGTCGGAGCCGGAGAAGGAACCTTCGGATGAGTCAGAAACGCCGGAGGAGGAACCTTCGAGTGACTCTGAGCCGGAGCAGGAACCTTCGGATGAGTCCGACATAGAGCCGGAGGAACAGGACGCTTCTTCCGATGACGACGAAATAATTAAGCTGGGCAACGGAAGAAATGGAACGGGGCCGGAGGAGGCAACCTCGGGTGAGTCGGAGCCGGAAAATGAACTTGCGTATGAGTCCGACTCAGAGCCGGAGGAACAGGACGCTTCGTCGGATGACGACAAAACGGATCtgggaaaatttaataacgTAAAAAAGCCGTGGAAGGGCTATTTGAGTGAGTCGGAGGCGGAGACTGAAAATTCGGATGAGTCTGACTCGGATAACGACTCAGAAATACtatatttaaactttaaagaaGAGCAGGTGGCGGAGGCTTCTTCGAGTCAGTCGGAGTCTGAGAAGGCTTCTTTAAATGAGTCGGAGCCGGAGAAGGAACCTTCGGATGAGTCTGACTTAGAGCCGGAGGAACATGGCACTTCCTCGGCTGACACCGATGATAAAAATCTGGCCACGTCTGAAGACTATAAAATGGGCCTCGCCGAAAACGGGAAAAAGCCGAAGAAGGCTGTATTGAGTGAGTCGGAGCCGGAGAACGAACCTTCGGATGAGTCTGACTTAGAGCCGGAGGAACGTGGTGCTTCCTCGGATGACGCCGATTATAAAAATCTGGCCACGTCTGAAGACTATAAAATGGGCCTCGCCGAAAACGGGAAAAAGCCGAAGAAGGCTGTATTTAGTGAGTCGGAGCCGGAGAACGAATCTTCGGATGAGTCTGACTTAGAACCGGAGGAGCGAGGTGCTTCCTCTGATGACGCCGATTATAAAAATCTGGCTTTGTCTAAAGACAACAAAATGGACCTGGCCAAAAACGGGAAAAAGCCGAAGAAGGCTGTATTGAGTGAGTCGGAGCCGGAGAACGAACCTTCGGATGAGTCTGACTTAGAGCCGGAGGAACGCGGTGCTTCCTTGGATGACGCCGATTATAAAAATCTGGCTTTGTCTAAAGACAATAAAATGGGCCTCGCCGAAAACGGGAAAAAGCCGAAGAAGGCTGTATGGAGTGAGTCGGAGCCGGAGGACGAAC CTTCGGATGAGTCTGACTTAGAGCCGGAGGAACGTGGTGCTTCCTCTGATGACGCCGATTATAAAAATCTGGCTTCGTCTAAAGACAATAAAATGGGCCTCGCCGAAAACGGGAAAAAGCCGAAGAAGGCTGTATGGAGTGAGTCGGAGCCGGAGAACGAACCTTCGGATGAGTCTGACTTAGAGCCGGAGGAACGTGGTGCTTCCTCTGATGACGCCGATTATAAAAATCTGGCTTCGTCTAAAGACAATAAAATGGGCCTCGCCGAAAACGGGAAAAAGCCGAAGAAGGCTGTATTGAGTGAGTCGGAGCCGGAGAACGAACCTTCGGATGAGTCTGACTTAGAGCCGGAGGAACGTGGTGCTTCCTCGGATGACGCCGATTATAAAAATCTGGCTTTGTCTAAAGACAATAAAATGGGCCTCGCCGAAAACGGGAAAAAGCCGAAGAAGGCTGTATTGAGTGAGTCGGAGCCGGAGAACGAACCTTCGGATGAGTCTGACTTAGAGCCGGAGGAACGTGGTGCTTCCTCGGATGACGCCGATTATAAAAATCTGGCTTTGTCTAAAGACATCAAAATGGACCTGGCCAAAAACAGGAAAAAGCCGAAGAAGGCTGTATTTAGTGAGTCGGAGCCGGAGAACGAATCTTCGGATGAGTCTGACTTAGAACCGGAGGAACGTGGTGCTTCCTCTGATGACGCCGATTATAAAAATCTGGCTTTGTCTAAAGACAACAAAATGGACCTGGCCAAAAACGGGAAAAAGCCGAAGAAGGCTGTATTTAGTGAGTCGGAGCCGGAGAACGAACCTTCGGATGAGTCTGACTTAGAGCCGGAGGAACGTGGTGCTTCCTCGGATGACGCTGATGATACAAATATTGCCAACTTTAAGAACGGATCCAAATCCGATCGCACCAAGCCGAAGCCAAAGGAACAGGACGCAGAGCTGCCTATTTCCTCGGAAGACGACGATGAAATGGACCTGGCCAACTTCAAGAACGGCTCCAGATCCACTCGCGTCAAGCCCGCCAAAAAGGCCAAGAGGGGCATTATTTACATATCTAATATTCCCAAGCACATGAATGTGACCCGCCTGCGCGAAATCCTAGGAGAGTACGGAAAAATCGGAAGAGTTTACCTGCAGCCGGAGAAGCTGTCGA GTGCCAAGGCCAAGAAGAACAAGCGCAAGCGCTACAACATCCACTTCACCGAGGGCTGGGTAGAGTTCGAGTCGAAGGGGATCGCCAAGTTCCTCGCCACCGTGCTGAACAACTCGAAGATCTCCACGCGCAAGAAGTCACAGTTCTACGACTCGCTGTGGAGCATGAAATATCTCCCGCGCTTCAAGTGGGTGCACCTCACCGAGCGCATGAACTACGAGCAGGCGGTGCACAAGCAGCGCCTGCACACCGAGGTCTCGCAGGCTCGCAAGGAGACCACCTTCTTCCAGAACAATCTCGACAAGAGCGACTACCTCAAGAAGCAGGCTAAGAAGGCTGATAAGGCTGAAACGTATGAGATGCCTCCTAAGAAGAAGGTTAAGAAGGCCGTGAGCGGGAGTGAGGACTGA